Proteins encoded in a region of the Cytobacillus pseudoceanisediminis genome:
- a CDS encoding (2Fe-2S)-binding protein codes for MDKTTIICRCEEISCEEVEEVISNGGRTFDDVKRITRCGMGPCQAKICTSMVAEIIHQQTGLSPSEIPLPRMRMPLSPIKLETLGTNSTSFSAVKSVLDEVEIEEGKVR; via the coding sequence TTGGATAAAACGACGATCATCTGCAGATGTGAAGAAATCAGCTGTGAGGAAGTGGAAGAGGTTATCAGCAATGGAGGAAGGACCTTTGATGATGTTAAGAGGATTACCCGCTGCGGAATGGGTCCTTGCCAGGCTAAAATCTGCACCAGCATGGTGGCAGAAATTATTCACCAGCAGACTGGGCTGTCACCTTCAGAGATTCCCCTGCCGAGGATGAGAATGCCGCTTTCCCCTATTAAGCTTGAAACACTGGGAACGAACAGTACATCCTTTAGTGCCGTCAAGTCTGTTCTGGATGAGGTGGAAATTGAAGAAGGGAAGGTGAGGTAA
- a CDS encoding ABC transporter permease, translated as MSRKLPKYFFNFACLLVYIFLLAPILVVLLSSLTTTEYIVFPPEGLTLRWYTELIEHPEFMQSFTLSIIVAFGTAIISTAIGTLASLAVVRRQFKGKTAIVQLVGSPLLIPSVVFGVALLQFYSWIGLAASPLALILGHIILTVPFVMRLVVASLVGFDRSIEQAALNLGAGPMKVFFQITLPIIKSGVIAGAIFAFITSFDDLTVALFIVSTDVVTLPVRIYTYMQYQYDPIITSVSSIMILFTVVLMLVIERVLGVGKVFSSKN; from the coding sequence CAAGTATTTCTTTAACTTTGCTTGTTTACTGGTGTATATTTTCCTTCTGGCGCCAATCTTGGTTGTATTGCTTTCTTCCTTAACAACTACCGAATACATTGTATTCCCTCCAGAAGGCCTGACCCTCAGATGGTACACAGAATTAATTGAACATCCGGAATTTATGCAGTCCTTTACACTGAGCATTATTGTGGCGTTCGGAACCGCAATTATTTCCACCGCCATTGGCACTTTGGCTTCACTTGCGGTCGTCCGGCGCCAATTTAAAGGGAAGACAGCGATTGTTCAATTAGTGGGTTCGCCTCTCTTGATTCCATCTGTTGTGTTTGGTGTGGCTCTCTTGCAGTTTTACTCATGGATTGGCTTAGCTGCGAGCCCGCTTGCATTGATTTTGGGTCACATCATCTTAACGGTTCCATTTGTGATGCGCCTGGTTGTTGCAAGCCTTGTAGGCTTTGACCGTTCTATCGAACAAGCGGCCCTGAACCTTGGTGCAGGACCGATGAAAGTCTTCTTTCAAATCACACTGCCAATCATTAAATCAGGCGTGATAGCAGGCGCCATTTTTGCCTTTATTACTTCATTTGATGATTTAACAGTTGCTTTATTCATTGTCAGCACCGACGTTGTGACACTGCCAGTGCGGATCTACACATACATGCAATATCAATATGATCCGATTATTACATCCGTATCAAGCATTATGATTCTATTCACTGTTGTATTAATGCTTGTAATTGAAAGAGTGCTTGGTGTAGGGAAAGTGTTTTCCTCGAAAAATTAG
- a CDS encoding NAD(P)/FAD-dependent oxidoreductase, with translation MKTDVLIIGGGPAGLSAAIETASRGLDVTIVDETSKLGGQLNQQTQEMRPLPSVYEPMRGFELANKLIEQIKDFNVRPLLKHRVVGFYADGSAGITDEENVFPIKAKKIIVASGAAEKAVAFPKWTMPGIMTIGAAQTLINRDFVLPGREAVIVGSSDFAMETAMQLMAVGTRVKAIIEKQSEASAKEQEKVSELLRNGIPFYFNSFIKEARGNGQVEQIDIEMPDEVITLNVDLICMDGGRMPILDVFYQLGCSFGFQEELGGWVPQYSNTFQTDREDVFIAGNAAGISTQGALLLTGMIAGISVSEELQTISPAEANEMREALWKELGLLEYKEVYSGRVKHLENFTSPVLKDQFIS, from the coding sequence ATGAAGACTGATGTACTGATCATTGGAGGCGGTCCTGCAGGTCTATCAGCAGCAATTGAGACGGCATCAAGGGGACTGGATGTAACAATAGTTGACGAAACTTCCAAACTCGGCGGGCAGCTAAACCAGCAGACTCAAGAGATGCGTCCGCTTCCTTCTGTATATGAACCCATGCGTGGCTTTGAATTGGCAAATAAACTAATCGAGCAGATTAAGGATTTTAATGTGAGGCCGCTCCTGAAACACCGTGTGGTTGGATTTTACGCAGATGGAAGTGCCGGAATTACCGATGAAGAAAATGTATTCCCTATAAAAGCAAAAAAGATTATTGTGGCTTCCGGAGCGGCTGAAAAGGCTGTGGCATTTCCAAAATGGACAATGCCGGGGATTATGACAATCGGTGCTGCACAGACATTGATCAATCGTGATTTTGTGTTGCCTGGGAGAGAAGCTGTTATTGTGGGCTCAAGTGATTTTGCCATGGAAACGGCAATGCAGCTAATGGCTGTCGGCACTCGGGTGAAAGCGATCATAGAAAAACAAAGTGAAGCTTCAGCAAAAGAGCAGGAAAAAGTAAGTGAACTGTTACGGAATGGAATTCCTTTTTATTTTAATAGTTTTATAAAAGAAGCAAGAGGAAATGGGCAGGTGGAACAGATTGATATTGAGATGCCAGACGAAGTCATTACCCTGAATGTGGACCTCATTTGCATGGATGGAGGCAGGATGCCCATACTGGATGTTTTTTACCAGCTGGGGTGTTCCTTTGGCTTTCAAGAGGAGCTGGGCGGCTGGGTCCCGCAATATAGTAATACATTCCAAACCGACAGGGAGGATGTATTCATAGCTGGGAATGCGGCTGGCATTAGCACTCAGGGTGCGTTGCTTTTAACAGGAATGATTGCCGGCATCAGTGTAAGTGAAGAACTGCAAACAATCAGCCCGGCAGAGGCAAATGAGATGAGAGAGGCACTTTGGAAAGAACTCGGATTATTGGAGTACAAAGAAGTGTACAGCGGAAGAGTTAAACATCTCGAGAACTTTACAAGCCCGGTACTGAAAGATCAATTTATCTCCTAG
- a CDS encoding 2Fe-2S iron-sulfur cluster-binding protein codes for MTIDGEDHVRSCMTEVEEGMRIYPNMDDPEVRREFDED; via the coding sequence ATGACGATTGATGGTGAGGATCATGTACGGAGCTGCATGACAGAAGTTGAAGAAGGCATGCGAATATACCCGAATATGGATGACCCCGAGGTAAGGAGGGAGTTTGATGAAGACTGA
- a CDS encoding 2Fe-2S iron-sulfur cluster-binding protein has protein sequence MHIEKHPVLSRQLLKPVTIYFNDQPYQAYTQQSVAAALMANGIKNWVSAESWSNPEDYSARAGDAAAAI, from the coding sequence ATGCACATTGAGAAACATCCCGTTCTAAGCAGGCAGCTTCTCAAGCCTGTAACCATTTATTTCAATGATCAGCCATATCAGGCCTATACGCAGCAATCGGTCGCTGCCGCCTTAATGGCAAATGGAATTAAAAATTGGGTGTCAGCAGAAAGCTGGTCCAATCCAGAGGATTATTCTGCTCGCGCGGGAGATGCTGCAGCTGCTATATGA